A single region of the Candidatus Melainabacteria bacterium genome encodes:
- a CDS encoding tetratricopeptide repeat protein: MPAGDSERELSDVVASLEYAAQAFKQKNYSAAEPIYRRAFEVLERNFGASDPDTIACLQSLGDIYYQMGRYTEAMAHYKRLLVIGEKVLGRKHPMVIDMVLRLASTYQQLGLDADAETLFRRANTMSQSSMATLNRPLPEVKALPSESIESAPVRTGATRSSRFKDVEPPTPPADLPRSRPGKKKDGTKSDAMQSLLISMQRASGVVMSLIVVGVLIFCGFMMLNVLNTSSTKPTQLNHLKGTAYKTSDGQIDLVISANGDPTYKVGNQTFVATVTAMGPDLMDFKESILSSLLNREIWFEETPLGLQREDGTVLYAKNGPELKVVRQLELISKIASSWFQQRREYPSRQGEIQLGELSQNPVSLRPETPSIDRLESGSENVQDFVDVPVNNLPLEKILESAENGKWLREAAPYGGGIHCLRAIEKLPGGEVRKFFAHAFDRNSKFIAGSVPGTIYLVAFSNGKQFLPEPINASQAGRPPKLCIVRLPSNTPIWLLHYFTPIFCIGMAFMFFLMGRASKAAGERNNGVSMGTRIGFVFLFIGALWIVSYFVP, translated from the coding sequence ATGCCTGCCGGAGATTCAGAACGAGAACTTAGCGATGTCGTAGCATCGTTAGAGTATGCCGCGCAGGCGTTTAAGCAGAAGAACTACAGTGCTGCCGAGCCTATCTACCGCAGGGCATTCGAGGTGCTGGAACGCAATTTCGGTGCCAGCGATCCCGATACTATCGCCTGCCTGCAAAGTCTCGGTGACATTTATTATCAGATGGGCCGTTACACCGAGGCGATGGCGCACTACAAGCGGTTGCTCGTCATCGGCGAAAAGGTGCTTGGGCGCAAGCACCCAATGGTTATTGATATGGTGCTGCGTCTGGCATCGACTTATCAGCAGCTCGGACTCGACGCCGATGCCGAGACGTTATTTCGACGCGCCAACACGATGTCGCAGTCATCTATGGCAACATTGAACAGACCTTTGCCTGAAGTGAAGGCTCTTCCATCCGAAAGTATTGAGTCGGCGCCGGTCAGGACAGGTGCAACTCGCTCCAGTCGCTTCAAAGACGTCGAACCTCCAACACCTCCAGCGGATCTTCCACGTTCGCGGCCGGGCAAGAAGAAAGATGGAACTAAAAGCGATGCAATGCAGAGCCTGCTGATTTCGATGCAGCGAGCCAGTGGCGTTGTGATGTCGCTCATTGTCGTCGGTGTTTTGATTTTCTGTGGTTTCATGATGCTCAATGTATTGAACACCAGTTCAACGAAACCAACACAACTGAATCATCTGAAGGGCACTGCATACAAGACTTCGGACGGTCAGATTGACCTTGTTATTTCGGCAAATGGTGACCCGACCTACAAAGTTGGAAATCAAACCTTTGTTGCCACTGTCACCGCCATGGGACCAGATCTGATGGACTTCAAGGAGTCCATTCTGAGCTCGCTGCTGAACAGAGAAATCTGGTTCGAAGAGACGCCCCTTGGTTTGCAACGCGAGGACGGTACGGTTCTATACGCTAAGAACGGACCTGAGCTAAAGGTGGTGCGCCAGCTTGAACTGATTTCGAAGATTGCCAGCTCCTGGTTTCAACAGCGACGCGAATATCCAAGCCGTCAGGGCGAAATTCAATTGGGAGAACTATCGCAGAATCCCGTCAGCCTCAGACCTGAGACTCCCTCTATCGATCGGCTCGAGAGTGGCAGCGAGAATGTGCAGGATTTTGTCGACGTTCCTGTGAACAATTTACCGCTCGAGAAAATTCTCGAGTCTGCTGAAAATGGAAAATGGCTGAGAGAAGCGGCTCCGTATGGCGGTGGTATCCACTGTTTACGCGCGATTGAAAAATTGCCCGGCGGCGAAGTGCGTAAATTCTTTGCTCACGCATTCGATCGCAACAGCAAATTCATTGCAGGCTCCGTTCCCGGAACGATCTATTTAGTGGCATTCAGCAACGGTAAACAGTTTTTGCCGGAGCCTATCAACGCTTCCCAAGCCGGCAGACCTCCCAAATTGTGCATCGTGCGTCTGCCGAGTAATACACCGATCTGGTTGCTGCATTATTTCACACCAATTTTTTGTATTGGTATGGCGTTTATGTTTTTCCTCATGGGACGGGCAAGCAAGGCTGCTGGGGAGCGCAACAATGGAGTTTCGATGGGGACGCGCATTGGTTTTGTCTTCTTGTTCATCGGCGCGTTATGGATCGTCAGCTACTTCGTTCCGTAA
- a CDS encoding response regulator transcription factor, which produces MNILIVEDDARIAHPLQLHLKHEHHQVEVAYDGSTGLAMALENQFDFILLDIMLPELDGLSVAHQLRNAGCNSAIIMITARDTTKDKIAGLEMGADDYLAKPFELSELSARIKAISRRGRELDRPILSYEDLEVDQNACIARFRGTPIKLTPTEYRLLAHFLANPSKVYDKQDLIDLLWRHNTSISDDIIKTHMKGLRGKLKAVGASKDIIETVYGMGYRLRKNA; this is translated from the coding sequence ATGAATATCTTGATTGTTGAAGATGATGCTCGCATTGCACATCCACTTCAATTGCATCTGAAGCACGAACATCATCAAGTAGAAGTCGCTTACGACGGGTCTACCGGCCTGGCTATGGCGCTGGAAAATCAATTCGACTTTATATTGCTTGATATCATGCTGCCTGAATTGGATGGACTGAGCGTAGCTCATCAGCTACGCAACGCAGGATGTAATTCCGCCATCATCATGATTACTGCCCGCGATACAACGAAAGATAAAATTGCCGGACTGGAAATGGGCGCCGATGATTATCTTGCTAAGCCGTTCGAGCTCAGTGAGTTGAGTGCGAGAATCAAAGCTATTTCCAGGCGTGGGCGCGAACTCGATCGCCCGATTCTGTCCTATGAAGATCTGGAAGTAGATCAAAATGCCTGCATCGCTCGTTTTCGTGGTACTCCGATCAAGCTGACACCTACTGAATATCGGCTTCTGGCCCACTTTCTAGCCAACCCTTCGAAAGTCTATGATAAGCAGGACCTGATCGATCTTTTGTGGCGACACAATACGTCAATCAGCGACGATATCATTAAGACGCATATGAAAGGGCTGCGCGGCAAACTGAAAGCCGTTGGAGCTTCCAAAGATATTATAGAGACCGTGTACGGCATGGGATACAGGCTTAGAAAAAATGCTTGA
- a CDS encoding anthranilate synthase component I family protein — MNKSGTQNLESDIKTAINTAVITVASDFGTPVSVFHNLSQLSKDGFLFESTEGDGRLARFSLVGIDPIRTISLKDGVAETADHRGQVSTIDAVDPIELLRLQVDEFVKSTFGSEEELRKFLKGSIIQKLELPFIGGLVGYMGYGVVTALENIPRQQSAPYEVPDARYGLYDSVVIFDQQYRKVSFVSHRGEAHARQLLEQALSPVKLPPQEIPSQALNEEQIFHNVTGPFSEKQFTDAVAATKEFIAEGQAFQIVLSQRFSAPCSIPAINIYRALQATNPSPYAYFLKCPDFVYLGSSPETFVRSQNGHVLLRAIAGTRPRGVDDDADHRLAQELKADEKEMAEHRMLVDLGRNDLGRVCTAGTVKVGEIACLTRYTHVMHLFTEVYGVLSKEKTCFDAFRSCFPAGTVSGAPKIRAMQLLSKLEPEQRGIYSGAVGYFDLLGNMDGAIAIRSALVKDNQVHVNAGAGIVYDSDPTMEYRETRNKAKSLLQAVKYAEVSSK; from the coding sequence ATGAACAAATCAGGAACTCAGAATCTGGAATCTGACATCAAAACCGCTATCAATACTGCCGTTATCACCGTCGCGTCTGACTTTGGCACGCCTGTTTCTGTTTTCCACAACCTCAGTCAGCTCTCGAAAGACGGATTTTTGTTTGAGAGTACCGAAGGCGACGGACGGTTAGCGCGTTTCTCACTGGTCGGGATCGATCCGATTCGCACTATCTCTCTAAAGGATGGGGTGGCTGAGACCGCCGATCATCGCGGGCAAGTGAGCACTATCGATGCGGTCGATCCAATTGAGCTTTTACGTTTGCAGGTGGATGAATTCGTAAAGTCTACGTTCGGCAGCGAGGAAGAGCTGCGAAAATTCTTGAAAGGTTCGATCATACAGAAGCTCGAGCTGCCCTTCATCGGCGGTCTGGTTGGTTATATGGGCTACGGTGTGGTTACGGCACTGGAGAATATCCCGCGTCAGCAATCTGCGCCATACGAGGTGCCAGACGCCCGTTATGGATTGTACGATTCGGTAGTAATTTTCGACCAACAATATCGAAAAGTTTCATTTGTTTCGCATCGCGGAGAGGCGCACGCCAGGCAGCTTCTGGAGCAGGCTCTCTCGCCGGTCAAGTTGCCGCCGCAAGAGATTCCTTCGCAGGCATTAAATGAAGAACAGATCTTTCATAACGTCACCGGTCCATTCAGCGAGAAGCAATTTACAGATGCCGTAGCCGCGACGAAAGAATTTATCGCCGAGGGTCAGGCCTTCCAGATTGTTCTCTCGCAGCGGTTCTCTGCGCCTTGTTCTATTCCTGCTATCAATATTTATCGCGCGCTGCAGGCCACCAACCCATCACCCTATGCATACTTTCTAAAATGTCCTGACTTCGTCTATCTGGGATCATCGCCCGAAACATTTGTGCGCTCTCAGAACGGACATGTTTTGCTGCGTGCCATTGCCGGCACTCGTCCGCGCGGTGTTGACGACGATGCCGATCATCGTTTGGCCCAGGAGCTCAAGGCCGACGAGAAGGAGATGGCGGAGCACCGCATGCTTGTCGATCTGGGCCGAAACGATCTGGGGCGAGTCTGCACCGCCGGCACGGTCAAAGTCGGTGAGATCGCCTGTCTGACCAGATATACGCACGTAATGCATTTGTTCACCGAAGTATACGGCGTGCTCTCTAAAGAAAAGACTTGTTTCGACGCCTTTCGCAGTTGTTTTCCTGCTGGTACTGTATCTGGTGCGCCTAAAATCCGCGCCATGCAGTTACTTTCGAAATTGGAGCCGGAGCAGCGTGGCATTTATTCCGGAGCAGTGGGTTATTTTGACCTGCTTGGAAACATGGACGGCGCGATTGCCATTCGTTCAGCGCTTGTAAAAGACAATCAGGTGCACGTTAACGCTGGGGCGGGAATCGTCTATGACTCCGATCCGACAATGGAGTACCGAGAGACCCGCAATAAGGCGAAGAGCTTGCTGCAAGCCGTTAAATATGCGGAGGTGAGCAGCAAATGA
- a CDS encoding efflux RND transporter permease subunit, which produces MILPVSPRAPQVLTQRLVAQKRQCPAHKLCTILSYTKIVSSDFAGGWRAAPGCQRAHFDDLLRSQGSPVNKFFEHTLHKPFLVLVLAAILIACGLAAYQKLPLEAYPDVANMQARVITQVPGKAAEEVEKLVTIPIEKELNGIPHSDPPRSISIFGLSVITVVFDDTVDPYVARQQVLERLANAAVPSNVQPQLDPNASPVGEVFRYTVEGKHWSSMDRKEAQDWILNRKFKSVQGIVDSTGFGGPSKVYQVEIDPGRLRATGISQSQIAAAITSSNGSTGGSYIVQNDQNYMVRGLGLLRSVKDIENVVITANQDNVPIRVADVAHVSLGAAIRKGQVGKNEDDDVVEGILLMRRGENPSDAVDNIKAHWDEVARSLPEGMHLEPLYDRTALVKRTINTIGENVAEGIVLVVVLLMLFLFQVRSALICAVVIPLALLFAFCMLTFCKVPANLLSLGAIDFGIIVDGAVVMVENIIRHLSHLNEQNKYGGVDVRHTIVHAAVEVAKPILFSTSIIVMTFLPILSFERVEGKLFRPLAVTMNFNLIGAVIATMTVIPVLCYLIYRRRLPAERESPIMAWLERLYLPVLNFAISHRIMISIVAFSALLFSLCLTPFLGSEFLPELEEGNIWMRVTILPTSASLDKAVSVAREIRHVIKEYPQVTNVVSQVGSPDDGTDPNTYSTIEILVDLKPQSEWGPEFKTKEALVKSIEAKLDHEMPGFLYNFSQYIKDNMDEAIGGVKGEFGAKIFGPDLNTLTEIGKHVRRIVASVPGMVDVANDQLLGQPQLIVTIDRERAARYGITSNDILDIVETSVGGKSITEVIDGEKRFPVVLRFQKAYRENEADLPNILVTTPAGQKIPLGQLASISEQAGATAILRDENERRIAVKANIRERDLGSAVLEAQKEIAKNVILPPGYHIEYSGQFDRAQEAMARLAVVVPITLGLIFLLLYTAFNSAYIAALVMLTVPLAATGGIIALFLSGTHFSISAGVGFIALFGVSIQCGVILVSKIREMCGIESFDREALVAACLIRLRPDMIATLVALGGLIPAALSNGIGSQSQKPFAIVIVGGILPATLLTLVVLPSLYSWFASGCKITWRWPVRVPPEQPHTEPNSNF; this is translated from the coding sequence ATCATCCTTCCTGTCAGCCCAAGAGCACCACAGGTACTGACTCAACGTCTTGTCGCGCAAAAGAGGCAATGTCCAGCACACAAACTCTGCACAATACTCAGCTATACAAAAATAGTTAGCTCTGATTTCGCTGGTGGCTGGCGCGCTGCGCCAGGCTGTCAGCGTGCGCATTTCGACGACTTACTGCGGTCTCAAGGAAGTCCCGTGAATAAATTTTTTGAGCACACACTGCACAAACCTTTTTTAGTGCTGGTGCTTGCGGCAATTTTGATCGCCTGTGGTCTCGCTGCATATCAGAAGCTTCCACTAGAAGCGTACCCAGACGTGGCAAACATGCAAGCGCGCGTGATCACGCAGGTCCCCGGTAAAGCGGCGGAAGAAGTAGAAAAATTAGTAACGATTCCAATCGAGAAGGAATTGAACGGAATTCCTCACTCCGACCCGCCTCGCTCTATTTCAATTTTCGGACTCTCAGTAATAACTGTTGTCTTTGACGACACAGTCGATCCGTACGTAGCCAGACAACAAGTACTGGAAAGGCTTGCCAATGCTGCCGTACCGAGCAATGTGCAACCGCAGCTCGATCCAAATGCCTCGCCGGTGGGCGAAGTTTTTCGCTATACGGTGGAAGGGAAACACTGGTCTTCAATGGACCGCAAGGAAGCGCAGGACTGGATTCTCAATCGCAAGTTCAAATCAGTACAAGGAATAGTCGATTCGACCGGCTTTGGTGGACCGTCAAAGGTTTATCAAGTAGAAATCGACCCTGGCAGATTGAGGGCGACAGGCATTTCTCAGTCACAAATAGCGGCTGCAATTACCAGTTCAAACGGTTCCACCGGCGGAAGTTATATTGTTCAAAACGATCAAAATTACATGGTTCGAGGTCTGGGTCTGCTGCGGTCAGTTAAAGACATCGAAAACGTCGTTATCACCGCCAACCAGGACAATGTGCCAATACGTGTTGCCGACGTAGCACATGTAAGCCTGGGTGCCGCAATCAGAAAAGGACAGGTAGGAAAGAACGAAGACGACGACGTCGTTGAAGGAATTCTCCTGATGCGTCGCGGTGAGAATCCATCTGACGCAGTCGACAATATCAAAGCACACTGGGACGAAGTGGCTCGCTCGCTGCCTGAAGGAATGCACCTGGAGCCGCTTTACGATCGTACCGCGCTGGTCAAAAGAACCATCAATACTATCGGAGAAAACGTCGCCGAAGGAATTGTTCTCGTCGTAGTTTTGCTCATGCTTTTCCTATTCCAGGTGCGGAGCGCACTGATTTGCGCCGTAGTGATTCCACTGGCATTACTCTTCGCATTCTGCATGTTGACGTTCTGCAAAGTGCCGGCAAACCTCCTATCACTGGGCGCCATCGACTTCGGAATCATCGTTGATGGTGCAGTTGTAATGGTTGAAAACATCATTCGTCACCTCTCCCATTTGAACGAACAGAATAAATACGGCGGCGTGGATGTGCGTCACACAATCGTTCACGCGGCCGTAGAAGTAGCCAAACCGATTCTGTTTTCGACATCGATTATCGTCATGACGTTTCTGCCGATTCTAAGCTTCGAAAGAGTGGAAGGAAAGCTCTTTCGACCGCTCGCGGTGACCATGAATTTCAATTTAATCGGAGCCGTAATCGCCACTATGACGGTTATTCCAGTGCTCTGTTATTTGATATACAGGCGCAGACTGCCGGCTGAAAGAGAAAGTCCGATTATGGCATGGCTGGAGAGACTGTATTTGCCGGTTTTAAACTTCGCCATCAGTCATCGCATCATGATCAGTATCGTTGCATTCAGCGCCCTCCTCTTTTCGCTCTGCCTGACGCCGTTCCTGGGCTCGGAATTTTTGCCTGAGCTGGAAGAGGGCAACATCTGGATGCGCGTCACAATTCTGCCGACCAGCGCATCGCTCGACAAAGCCGTGTCAGTAGCCAGAGAGATCAGGCACGTGATCAAAGAGTACCCGCAGGTCACCAACGTGGTATCGCAAGTGGGATCACCCGACGACGGGACAGATCCAAACACGTACTCGACTATCGAAATCCTCGTTGACCTGAAACCACAGTCTGAGTGGGGTCCTGAATTCAAAACCAAAGAAGCTCTGGTCAAGTCGATCGAAGCAAAGCTTGACCACGAGATGCCGGGATTCTTATACAACTTTTCGCAGTACATCAAAGACAACATGGATGAAGCCATCGGTGGTGTCAAAGGAGAATTCGGTGCCAAAATCTTTGGACCGGATCTCAATACCTTGACGGAAATAGGCAAACACGTCCGCAGAATTGTGGCCAGCGTGCCAGGCATGGTCGATGTCGCAAACGATCAATTGTTGGGACAACCGCAGCTTATCGTGACGATCGACAGGGAACGAGCCGCAAGATATGGCATTACTTCAAATGACATTCTGGATATTGTGGAAACGTCAGTTGGCGGTAAAAGTATCACTGAAGTGATTGATGGCGAGAAACGATTCCCGGTCGTCTTGCGATTCCAGAAGGCATATCGAGAGAATGAAGCAGATCTGCCGAACATTCTAGTCACCACTCCGGCGGGGCAGAAGATTCCGCTCGGACAATTGGCCAGCATATCAGAGCAAGCGGGTGCGACGGCAATTCTGCGCGACGAAAACGAGCGGCGCATTGCAGTCAAGGCTAACATTCGCGAGCGAGACCTTGGCTCGGCGGTGCTGGAAGCGCAAAAAGAAATCGCCAAAAACGTGATTCTGCCCCCTGGCTACCATATCGAATACAGCGGTCAGTTTGATAGAGCGCAAGAAGCAATGGCCAGGCTGGCTGTGGTTGTGCCAATCACCCTGGGACTGATTTTTCTTCTTCTCTACACTGCTTTCAACAGCGCATACATTGCGGCGCTCGTTATGCTGACGGTACCGCTTGCTGCGACCGGCGGCATTATTGCTCTGTTCCTTTCAGGAACTCACTTCAGCATCTCGGCAGGTGTCGGATTTATCGCGCTTTTCGGAGTGTCGATTCAATGCGGTGTAATTCTCGTATCCAAAATACGCGAAATGTGCGGCATCGAGTCGTTCGATAGAGAGGCGCTGGTGGCCGCATGTCTGATCAGATTGCGTCCGGACATGATAGCAACACTGGTGGCACTCGGCGGGCTGATCCCGGCAGCGCTATCAAATGGAATTGGCTCACAGAGCCAGAAACCATTTGCAATAGTGATAGTGGGTGGCATCCTGCCAGCCACCTTGCTAACACTTGTTGTTCTGCCATCGTTATATAGCTGGTTCGCATCCGGCTGCAAGATAACGTGGCGCTGGCCGGTCCGAGTACCTCCGGAACAACCACACACGGAGCCGAATTCGAATTTCTGA
- a CDS encoding glycosyltransferase family 39 protein: MESKTMLSREYQKWVIISFALASLGLLLSLNLFGVIDPSEGFYTEASREMLERREFLTPYLNFHTFFEKPIGIYWLIIGAYKLFGISEFAARLPSALAAIASALFTGYILSKLHLRRVGFFSALVLLTMPLFGIVGRLSLTDMPLSACLSSSLLSIFYYACTSANGHYLLLGYFLLALAVLIKGPIAIVLVVAIILLKQLIGAAVAPSAVLSSNHSAASAKPPFADYFFKLFAGLSSFGVFSALAIIMAVNLPWYLYECVHTRGAFFQEFFVRQHFSRLQGALSHQEPWYFYLVVFAVGTLPWTSFLTGFVSPVRQLFGPATRIRSRLVRFSMVWIAVILTAFSLSSAKLATYIVPCAVPMSVLVAISMDYLIRLGKTSRIVLSASIANFILLAAPVGAALLFRFRCDRNDLLVLALSLAIAPFVTFFAHRARRSAQVLTISVCGLSLGITASLAASLHCYDEVKNRSLRSLYRTVAAQNSSVGSFLRFAPGSLFYVRKPINSLSTVDDYLRFVRDTPAPHVLIAESSVSDLLPAVCPGLRKVKDEGEYSLLEVSTAPISVQSSQSEHIPK; this comes from the coding sequence TTGGAATCAAAGACGATGCTTTCTAGAGAGTATCAGAAATGGGTCATAATCAGCTTCGCGCTGGCGTCGCTGGGTCTGCTCCTTTCGTTGAATTTATTTGGTGTTATTGATCCAAGCGAAGGCTTTTATACTGAAGCCTCCCGTGAGATGTTGGAAAGGCGGGAATTCCTTACTCCCTATTTGAATTTCCACACTTTTTTCGAGAAACCGATTGGCATTTACTGGCTAATAATCGGTGCTTACAAGTTATTTGGAATCAGCGAATTCGCGGCTCGATTGCCGTCGGCACTTGCTGCTATCGCCTCAGCGCTCTTTACTGGATATATACTTTCGAAACTACATCTTCGTCGGGTCGGCTTTTTCAGTGCGCTGGTTTTGCTGACGATGCCACTTTTCGGAATTGTCGGGCGTCTTAGCTTGACCGATATGCCTCTGAGTGCATGTTTGAGCAGTTCGCTGTTGTCTATTTTTTACTATGCCTGCACCAGCGCGAATGGGCATTATTTACTTCTGGGCTATTTCCTGTTGGCATTAGCCGTTCTGATTAAAGGCCCAATTGCTATAGTTTTGGTTGTTGCAATAATACTTTTGAAACAGCTGATTGGGGCTGCTGTGGCACCATCTGCGGTGTTGTCGTCGAACCATTCGGCAGCCTCAGCAAAACCGCCTTTTGCAGATTACTTTTTCAAGTTGTTTGCCGGGCTCTCATCATTCGGCGTGTTCAGCGCTCTGGCCATAATTATGGCTGTGAATTTGCCGTGGTACCTCTACGAGTGCGTGCATACACGGGGTGCCTTCTTTCAGGAGTTTTTCGTAAGGCAGCATTTCTCCCGCTTGCAGGGAGCTCTCAGTCACCAGGAGCCCTGGTACTTTTATCTGGTTGTGTTTGCGGTCGGTACATTGCCGTGGACTTCGTTTCTTACTGGTTTCGTCTCACCGGTCCGTCAATTATTTGGCCCTGCTACTCGGATTCGTTCCAGGCTGGTGCGATTTTCTATGGTCTGGATAGCTGTGATCCTGACGGCGTTCTCCCTGTCTTCAGCGAAGTTGGCTACTTACATTGTGCCTTGCGCCGTTCCAATGTCGGTGCTTGTGGCTATTTCGATGGACTATTTGATTCGACTTGGAAAAACCTCAAGAATAGTGCTATCAGCCTCGATAGCCAATTTCATTTTGCTTGCAGCACCAGTCGGGGCTGCTTTGCTGTTTAGATTCAGATGTGATCGAAATGACCTTTTGGTTCTTGCACTCTCTCTGGCGATTGCTCCTTTTGTCACTTTTTTCGCGCACAGGGCGCGTCGCTCAGCTCAAGTTTTGACTATCAGTGTTTGTGGTCTGTCGCTGGGTATTACTGCTTCGCTGGCCGCATCGTTGCATTGCTATGACGAGGTGAAAAATAGATCTCTTCGCTCTCTGTACCGCACTGTCGCCGCTCAGAATTCAAGCGTCGGAAGTTTCTTACGATTTGCTCCGGGCTCTCTGTTTTATGTGCGCAAACCTATAAACAGTCTTTCCACCGTCGATGATTACCTGCGATTTGTGCGAGACACGCCGGCGCCGCATGTGCTGATTGCGGAAAGCAGCGTCTCAGACCTTTTACCGGCGGTATGTCCGGGGCTTCGGAAAGTCAAAGACGAAGGTGAATACAGCCTCTTAGAGGTCTCAACCGCGCCCATCTCAGTCCAGTCGAGCCAGTCTGAACACATACCCAAATAA
- a CDS encoding HAMP domain-containing histidine kinase: MLDALGRRLTALIITVFLVLFSFFAVAVYWWVSHQLEVEDKKNLQTFSRTISTSIEPPDEEAREHAFTDREGKIPDVLEQHGPVVNQQSLGLQWYSDDGTLLASKGGIKLNLPLSVTAGFETQKEPHAILLTEPVFRKGKLVGYVRTGMSMEFTDRARERLRNGLVFALLSSLGLTALATWLIVKEALKCARNVIEKLSQFTADASHELKSPITAIKMNADVLAQYSQLEPQEKQLISSISDAAQQMNRTVQDLLLLARVEAIEPQVEERSTLGVLLTEVLAELSIFAEQKNIQIVPHVENPDLKVSVSDVDVKRVLSNVVKNAIQYSPSESKVMVFLKAHKSLVQIEVQDFGVGIGPEDQTRIFDRFWRADKARSGTTGANAANIATGSTGSGLGLSIAQTIVQKYKGSLSVTSESGQGSTFKILLPLA, encoded by the coding sequence ATGCTTGATGCCCTGGGTCGCCGTTTAACTGCACTTATCATTACGGTCTTTCTTGTTCTATTTAGTTTCTTTGCTGTGGCTGTTTACTGGTGGGTGAGTCATCAACTTGAAGTTGAGGACAAGAAGAACCTGCAAACCTTCAGTCGGACAATCAGTACATCAATCGAGCCGCCTGATGAGGAGGCTCGAGAGCATGCGTTTACTGACAGGGAGGGCAAGATACCGGATGTTCTCGAGCAACATGGACCTGTAGTCAATCAACAGAGCCTCGGCCTGCAATGGTATAGCGACGATGGGACGTTGCTAGCCTCGAAGGGCGGAATCAAGCTCAATTTGCCATTGTCAGTAACGGCCGGTTTTGAAACGCAAAAGGAACCGCACGCAATACTGCTTACAGAACCTGTATTTCGCAAAGGGAAATTGGTTGGCTATGTTCGTACGGGCATGTCTATGGAATTTACTGACCGTGCGCGCGAGCGATTGCGAAATGGGCTTGTCTTCGCGCTCCTGTCCAGTCTTGGACTTACGGCGCTGGCAACCTGGCTGATTGTGAAAGAGGCATTAAAATGTGCGCGAAACGTAATTGAGAAGCTCTCTCAATTTACGGCTGATGCGTCTCATGAATTAAAGTCACCGATCACTGCCATTAAGATGAACGCTGATGTTCTGGCCCAGTATTCGCAGCTGGAACCTCAGGAGAAACAATTGATTTCTTCCATCTCCGATGCGGCGCAGCAGATGAATAGAACCGTGCAAGATCTTTTGCTCTTGGCTCGAGTAGAGGCAATTGAACCGCAAGTGGAGGAGCGTTCCACCTTGGGAGTGTTGCTTACTGAAGTGCTTGCCGAATTATCTATTTTTGCTGAGCAAAAAAATATTCAGATTGTTCCTCACGTCGAGAACCCCGATTTGAAGGTTTCAGTATCTGACGTCGACGTCAAGAGGGTCTTGTCCAACGTTGTAAAAAATGCCATTCAGTATTCGCCATCGGAATCGAAGGTGATGGTCTTTTTGAAAGCGCACAAATCCCTTGTCCAGATTGAGGTTCAAGATTTTGGTGTCGGCATCGGTCCTGAGGACCAGACAAGAATCTTCGACCGCTTCTGGCGAGCCGATAAAGCACGCTCAGGAACCACAGGTGCAAACGCCGCGAATATCGCTACAGGTAGTACTGGCAGTGGTTTAGGACTGTCGATCGCTCAAACGATCGTTCAAAAATATAAAGGTTCCCTCAGTGTTACCAGTGAATCCGGTCAGGGGTCGACTTTCAAAATTTTGTTGCCGCTAGCCTGA